Below is a window of Parafrankia irregularis DNA.
TGGCGTTCTGGGCCGCGACCCATCACCATCCCACGTACTCGCTGGTCGTCCTGTGGGTCGCGCTCACCGCGCTCGTGATCGGTCTGACCAAGTTCGCCGCGACCATGCGCTCCGCGGACGGTGAGGAGCCCCGCCTGGACACCCTCATGCACAGCGGCTTCAGCGGGCGGGCGGCCGCCGGCGCCGCCCGGGCCGAACAGCAGCCGCACATGGACCCGGCCGCACCCACCCGCGGCGGCGGCGGAAGCTGAGATCGCAGGCTGCGGACGCCACGGCGGCCGGCGGTGCGCATGCGCAGGCACGCGCACGCCGGCCGCTCGGGTCCCGCGCAGCCGGTCGATCCGGCTTCGCCTGGTTCGTCTCGCCGATCCGTTGGTTCGTCTCGCCGATCCGTCGTCGCCGATCCGTCGTCCGTCACATCTGACGAGCGCCGGACAACGGCGGTCGCCTAGTCTCCTTGACGACGTTCGGGTGGCGACGGATCAGACCAGACCAGGGCCAAATCACTGAGGCGGGCAGCGTGACGACGGAAACCGACGACCGCGAGATTCTGACCGAGATCCGCGACGGGGTCTGTGTCATCACCTTCAACCGCCCGAAGGCGCGCAACGCGATCACCGCGACGATGGGCCCCGCCTACGCGGACGCACTGCGCGCGGCGGACGACGATCCGGCCGTCCGCGTGATCGTCGTGACCGGCGCCGGCCCCGGCTTCTGCTCCGGCGCCGACCTGGACGTGCTGCGCGGCGGGCCCGAGATGATCAAGAAGTTCGTCCCGGCCCGGGAGGACCTGCCGACGCTGGCCATGCGGCTGCGCAAGCCCGTGATCGCCGCGATCAACGGTGCCGCCGTCGGCATCGGCTTCGCCTACATGCTGGGCAGCGACATCCGGTTCGCGGCCGAGTCGGCGAAGATCGCGACCGCGTTCTCGCGCCTGGGGCTCGCCGCCGAGTACGGCGTCTCCTGGCTGCTCCCGCGGGTGATCGGCGTGCAGGCCGCGATGGACCTCCTGCTCAGCGGGCGGACCATCGACGCCCAGGAGGCGGCGGCCATCGGCCTCGTCCACCGGGTGGTCCCGGACGGCACCGTGCTCGACGCCGCCCTCGCCTACGCGGCGGACCTGGCGGCCAACTGCTCGCCGTTCTCGTTCGCGACCATCAAGAAGCAGGTCTACGCCGACCTCGACCGCTCCGCGGACGACGCCCTCACCGATACGCTCCAGCAGATGGACATCGCCTTCGACGGCCCGGGACTCGCCGAGGCGCTCACCGCACGTACCGAGAAGCGGCCCGCGGTCTTCGACGCCCTGCCCGCGCGAGACTGAGGCACCGCCCCGAGCGGACCGGGACCGACCGGGACCGAGCAGGACCGACCAGGACCGGCCAGGAGCAGGACTGGAAGAGCCTGACCGGCCAGGGCTGGCGGGGAGGGCCGGGCAGCCCGGTCGGTCAAGGGGCGAGCGGCTCGGATCGGCGGGCCGCAGGCTGCAGGCGGCTGGTGGCTCCGGTCGCCCTGGAGGCCACGGCGCGGCACCTAACCTCGGCGTTTGTGACCACCTTTCTCCTCAGCGTCCACGTCCTCGCCGCGATCATCGCCGTCGGCCCGGTGACGGTCGCGGCGAGCATGTTCGCCCCGGCGGTGCGGTCGGCGCTGCGTGAGCCCGACCCCCGGGCCGTGGGAGTGGTCAGCACCCTGCACCGCATCTGCAACGTGTACGCGGCGATCGGCATCGTGGTGCCGATCCTCGGGCTGGCCACCGCCATGAGCATGGGCGTGGTCGGCGACCCCTGGCTGGTGGCCTCGATCGTGCTCACCGGGATCGCCGCGCTCGTCCTCGCGATGGCGGTGCTCCCCAGCCAGCAGCAGCTGATCGAGCAGGTCCGGACGTCCCCGGGATCGGCGGTGAGCACCACCCGGGTCGCCGTGACCAGCGGCCTGTTCAGCCTGCTGTGGACGGTGGTCACCGTGTTGATGATCGCCCGGCCGGGCTCGACGACCGGCGTCTAGCCCCAACGGTGGGCGGAGGTGTTCGGTCGCCCGGGCAGCCCGGCAGCCCGGTTTGGCGAGTCGCAAGAGTGAACGATTTTGGTCGCTCCAACGACCAAAATCCTTCTTTCTTGCGGGTCGCCAGGCGACACCCCACCCCTTTTGTCCCTCTTGGGATGAATTGTCGGCACCGCAGGGCGGTGCGGATCCGCGACGCTCCCGAGGGACCGCCCTGCCGCTTGCCCGGAACCGGTCAGCAGGGCCGGGTCGGTGGCGGTGGGGTGTCCAGCCGGTCGAGGACCTGGCCGCAGATCG
It encodes the following:
- a CDS encoding enoyl-CoA hydratase-related protein is translated as MTTETDDREILTEIRDGVCVITFNRPKARNAITATMGPAYADALRAADDDPAVRVIVVTGAGPGFCSGADLDVLRGGPEMIKKFVPAREDLPTLAMRLRKPVIAAINGAAVGIGFAYMLGSDIRFAAESAKIATAFSRLGLAAEYGVSWLLPRVIGVQAAMDLLLSGRTIDAQEAAAIGLVHRVVPDGTVLDAALAYAADLAANCSPFSFATIKKQVYADLDRSADDALTDTLQQMDIAFDGPGLAEALTARTEKRPAVFDALPARD